A genomic region of Cannabis sativa cultivar Pink pepper isolate KNU-18-1 chromosome 1, ASM2916894v1, whole genome shotgun sequence contains the following coding sequences:
- the LOC115705380 gene encoding nuclear pore complex protein NUP1 encodes MATGREQQQQQPYEGGGLGAGGKFRKKPFRKTTHSTPYDRPPTVFRNPNNGGGWLSKLVDPAHRLISSSAHRLFSTVFRKRITQPQPQPQPPSSPLRPEANCEARNTHQETVATDSSGAQKGAIDQSDGPSNNSSREELTELEQILQQKTFTRSEIDHLTALLHSRTVGLAVENKEKKPEVIPLKEVGSADRQEAFTTTSVRGNMIESEGLPKTALLENMTGSQFVSTPVVNSTVLEGDATSPTDVVELAKSYMHKRPISPLMSGFQSQAGKENSSAMYTRNLTSPLKLPVTPLVPRTSGHVEARENGFITPRSRGRSAIYSMARTPYSRIYQTTSLKNVENAVDVYTGPSSSSQVAPDQNLLSRSKQGSSKRRSSVLDNDIGSYGAIRKIRQKPNLLSPRGLSLPVSGSPFGSAGSQNSSSSALKPSFGEPRRNFFKPSTDNGENVVSNTTVPFKSSEMASKILQQIDKLVSPKEKSSQSKVHASMDKLPSKLSPSMLRGQALKSLDDVDSSKIFSDIQNNKSLDNSHDMRIPDAQEFTSQRLDKAKENGFKHDFPYGQSTSKMNDRDCTASEVNGANSIVPRKDSVPSSVTSVPAALNSAAYPQHKRKTFRMSAHEDFVDLDDDIHSNGCTSNSLGEGRVKENSSLIERTSIATEDAIPEKTSALTESKPAGPEFNKKTDKGTLAGSMTAEKSANIVLPSTSPCTTAPPTDSKAVPFLITDSATPLMESNVSTSMFNFGGKIASSRDTDAAAPSFNFGLKSADKVSNSPFLFSSSSASGSENVNFGVALDSKPATSSNLSTTATGAIDSVPMSPEADKNNSNVGVSFRTPETALPSAASSSSANIFAFGTTPRDGLNNGFSASISSTPVVSSTSQNTSNGSLFGNSTSNVPTPSTTTFGTGSGSLSTSTPAPAVPVSPFGSSKASSLVAPVTENSSVPAPSVFKFGSSTDSTAVAPASETSSIPVSPATKFGYTSTGVAQVSETSSVPAASVFKFSTASPAAPPVSGSSFDVTRGAIKTEQVSSVGNESSAGVGATPSTNASSGSTLFGISAAATSSTSTTQSLGLSFGAGISSVPSSQASPTGTGLATFSQSNPFQFGSSSGSSPIFGLSGSTTFSSGSSPFGSTTSIKPFSSGSTPGLGSSSSEANLVSSSSTSTPSVFGSSWQPSKSPPVFNFNSTPSTFAFGATSAASTTTNSSPSIFGASTPAATNGAPGMFASSNGASSSSPFLFNSSSGPASTQTVFGNASPTFAFGASAGHNDQMSMEDSMAEDTVQASAPAVPGFGQQNVTPAPSAFAFASAPAPSVVNPFQFGGQPNPSNPQNPSPFQAPGNLGLMADGSNFSLGSGGSGVDKSNRKYIKVKSKQRKK; translated from the exons ATGGCGACGGGGCGggagcagcagcagcagcaaccGTACGAAGGCGGAGGATTAGGGGCAGGAGGTAAGTTTCGGAAGAAGCCTTTTAGGAAGACCACTCATTCGACGCCATACGATCGCCCTCCCACGGTGTTTCGTAACCCTAACAATGGAGGAGGTTGGCTCTCGAAGCTCGTCGATCCGGCTCACCGCCTCATTAGTTCTAGCGCCCACCGCCTTTTCTCCACTGTTTTCAGAAAACGCATTACTCAGCCGCAGCCGCAGCCTCAGCCTCCATCATCCCCGTTACGGCCag AGGCAAACTGTGAAGCACGGAATACGCATCAAGAAACGGTTGCCACA GATTCTTCTGGAGCACAAAAAGGAGCCATTGACCAAAGCGATGGACCAAGTAATAACTCTAGTAGAGAGGAGTTGACTGAGCTTGAGCAAATTCTACAGCAAAAAACCTTTACCAG ATCTGAGATTGATCATCTGACAGCTCTACTACATTCAAGAACTGTTGGTTTGGCAGTTGAAAATAAGGAGAAAAAGCCAGAAGTGATTCCTTTGAAAGAAGTGGGATCTGCTGATAGACAGGAGGCATTTACTACAACTTCTGTCCGAGGAAATATGATAGAGAGCGAGGGATTGCCAAAAACTGCGTTGCTCGAAAATATGACAGGAAGCCAGTTTGTTTCAACTCCTGTTGTCAATTCAACT GTCCTTGAAGGGGATGCTACTTCTCCTACTGATGTGGTAGAGCTTGCAAAGTCTTACATGCATAAAAGGCCAATATCTCCATTAATGTCAGGATTTCAAAGTCAAGCAGGAAAGGAGAATTCATCTGCTATGTACACCCGTAATCTAACTTCTCCTTTGAAATTACCTGTTACACCGCTTGTCCCAAGAACTTCAGGCCATGTTGAAGCTCGGGAAAATGGTTTTATAACCCCAAGGTCTAGAGGAAGATCTGCTATTTATAGTATGGCCCGGACGCCTTATTCTCGGATTTATCAGACCACTAGCCTCAAG AATGTCGAGAATGCAGTTGATGTTTATACTGGTCCGTCATCATCTTCTCAAGTTGCTCCTGATCAAAATCTGCTTTCTAGATCCAAACAGGGG TCTTCAAAACGCAGAAGTTCAGTTTTGGACAATGACATTGGATCCTATGGTGCTATACGTAAAATTCGTCAGAAGCCAAACCTTTTATCTCCAAGAGGCTTGAGTTTACCTGTCTCCGGTAGCCCTTTTGGTTCAGCTGGAAGTCAAAACTCATCATCTTCAGCACTGAAGCCATCATTTGGTGAACCTAGGCGTAACTTCTTTAAACCATCAACTGATAATGGGGAAAATGTTGTGTCTAATACAACTGTTCCCTTTAAATCCAGTGAGATGGCCTCAAAAATATTGCAGCAAATTGATAAGTTGGTCTCACCTAAGGAAAAATCATCTCAGTCCAAGGTACATGCTTCAATGGATAAATTACCTAGTAAACTGTCACCATCTATGCTACGTGGACAGGCTTTGAAAAGCCTTGATGATGTAGACTCATCAAAAATTTTCAGTGATATCCAAAATAACAAGTCTTTGGATAATTCACATGATATGAGAATACCTGATGCTCAGGAGTTTACTTCTCAAAGGCTAGACAAGGCTAAAGAAAATGGTTTTAAGCATGATTTTCCTTATGGCCAATCCACTTCTAAAATGAATGATAGAGATTGTACTGCCTCAGAAGTTAATGGTGCAAATTCTATTGTGCCTAGAAAAGATTCTGTGCCTAGTAGTGTAACTTCAGTACCTGCTGCATTAAACTCCGCTGCATATCCTCAACATAAGAGAAAGACATTTCGGATGAGTGCCCATGAG GATTTTGTTGACTTGGATGATGATATCCATTCGAATGGGTGTACATCTAATTCATTGGGTGAGGGTAGAGTAAAGGAGAATTCCTCTTTGATAGAGAGGACAAGCATTGCAACTGAAGATGCTATACCTGAGAAAACTTCAGCTTTGACTGAAAGTAAACCTGCAGGACCTGAATTTAATAAGAAAACTGATAAAGGAACTCTTGCTGGGTCTATGACTGCTGAAAAGAGTGCCAACATTGTGCTCCCAAGTACATCTCCCTGCACAACAGCCCCACCTACTGATTCTAAAGCTGTACCATTCTTAATAACTGATAGTGCTACTCCGCTGATGGAATCAAACGTttctacttccatgtttaaCTTTGGGGGTAAGATTGCATCATCAAGAGATACAGACGCTGCCGCTCCATCCTTCAACTTTGGCCTCAAAAGTGCTGATAAAGTTTCAAATTCACCATTTTTGTTTTCCTCATCTTCTGCGAGTGGATCTGAGAATGTTAACTTTGGTGTTGCTTTAGACTCAAAGCCTGCAACCTCAAGCAA CTTGTCCACAACAGCAACCGGTGCAATAGATTCTGTTCCAATGTCACCTGAAGCAGATAAGAATAATTCAAATGTAGGAGTTTCTTTTAGGACACCTGAGACTGCACTTCCATCTGCAGCTTCATCATCAAGTGCAAATATATTTGCCTTTGGAACAACACCCAGGGATGGTCTTAATAATGGATTTTCTGCTTCGATATCTTCTACTCCTGTAGTTTCCAGTACAAGTCAAAACACATCAAATGGATCACTTTTTGGAAATAGTACTAGCAATGTTCCCACTCCAAGCACCACTACATTTGGCACTGGCAGTGGCAGTCTCTCCACCTCAACACCAGCTCCAGCAGTACCTGTATCTCCTTTTGGGTCATCAAAGGCTTCATCCTTAGTTGCACCAGTTACAGAAAATTCTTCAGTACCTGCTCCATCTGTATTTAAATTTGGATCATCTACTGACTCAACTGCAGTTGCACCAGCCTCTGAAACTTCTTCAATACCAGTTTCCCCTGCAACTAAATTTGGCTATACATCAACTGGAGTTGCACAAGTTTCAGAAACCTCTTCTGTACCAGCTGCATCTGTATTTAAATTTTCTACAGCCTCACCTGCAGCTCCACCAGTttctggatcttcttttgatGTCACTCGTGGGGCCATTAAGACAGAGCAGGTTTCATCTGTTGGTAATGAGAGCAGTGCAGGTGTTGGTGCCACACCTTCTACCAATGCAAGCTCTGGGAGTACACTCTTTGGGATTTCTGCTGCTGCCACCTCTTCAACTTCTACCACCCAATCTCTGGGTCTTTCTTTTGGTGCTGGGATTTCATCAGTGCCCAGTTCTCAGGCTTCCCCTACCGGGACTGGACTTGCAACATTTTCTCAGAGCAATCCTTTCCAATTTGGTTCTTCTTCAGGATCCTCCCCAATATTTGGGCTATCTGGAAGTACCACTTTCTCTTCTGGCAGTTCTCCTTTCGGCTCAACAACTTCTATTAAACCATTTAGTTCAGGAAGTACTCCTGGACTTGGTTCTTCTTCGTCTGAAGCCAACTTGGTTAGCTCCAGCAGTACCAGTACACCTAGTGTGTTTGGTTCCAGTTGGCAACCTTCAAAATCTCCACCTGTATTCAATTTCAACTCTACTCCAAGCACATTTGCCTTTGGAGCAACTTCAGCTGCTAGCACTACCACAAACAGTTCACCGTCTATATTTGGAGCATCAACGCCTGCTGCCACCAATGGTGCGCCTGGCATGTTTGCATCATCTAATGGTGCATCCTCAAGTTCTCCTTTCTTATTTAATTCCTCTTCAGGTCCTGCATCGACACAGACTGTTTTTGGAAATGCCAGTCCTACATTTGCTTTTGGTGCTTCGGCAGGTCACAATGATCAAATGAGTATGGAAGACAGCATGGCCGAGGACACTGTTCAGGCATCAGCTCCTGCAGTCCCAGGATTTGGGCAACAAAATGTTACCCCAGCTCCTTCGGCCTTTGCATTTGCTTCAGCGCCAGCTCCCTCAGTTGTTAATCCGTTTCAATTTGGGGGCCAACCAAATCCGTCTAACCCACAGAACCCTTCTCCATTTCAGGCTCCTGGTAATCTAGGTCTAATGGCTGATGGAAGCAACTTCTCGCTGGGTAGCGGGGGCAGTGGAGTTGACAAGTCCAacagaaaatatataaaagttaaaaGCAAGCAACGGAAGAAGTGA
- the LOC115705375 gene encoding calcium-dependent protein kinase 1 produces MGNTCVGPTINKNGFFQSVSAAMWRSRSPDDSVSEHTNGESVHDVASKEPESPLPVQSKPPEPVIIPKPEPVKDPQSPKADKSPHMKRVSSAGLRAGSVLQTKTGKLKEFYTFGKKLGQGQFGTTFLCVEKATGKEYACKSIAKRKLVTDDDVEDVRREIQIMHHLAGHPNVISIKGAYEDAVAVHVVMELCAGGELFDRIIQRGHYTERKAADLTRTIVGVLEACHSLGVMHRDLKPENFLFVNQQEDALLKTIDFGLSVFFKPGERFSDVVGSPYYVAPEVLRKRYGPEADVWSAGVILYILLSGVPPFWAESEQGIFEEVLHGDLDFSTEPWPSISEGAKDLVRKMLIRDPRRRISAHDVLCHPWVQVGGVAPDKPLDSAILSRLKQFSAMNKLKKMAIRVIAESLSEEEIAGLKEMFKMIDTDNSGSITFEELKAGLKRFGANLKESEIYDLMQAADVDNSGTIDYGEFVAATLHLNKIEREDHLFAAFSYFDKDGSGYITQDELQHACEEFGVEDVRLEEMMQEVDQDNDGRIDYNEFVAMMQKGTIGGPAKKGLQNSFSIAFREGRKL; encoded by the exons ATGGGGAATACTTGTGTTGGTCCTACCATCAACAAGAATGGATTCTTTCAATCCGTTTCAGCTGCAATGTGGCGGAGCAGATCGCCAGATGACTCTGTTTCAGAACATACTAATGGAGAAAGTGTTCATGATGTGGCATCCAAGGAGCCTGAATCACCTTTGCCAGTCCAAAGCAAACCACCAGAACCTGTGATAATTCCGAAACCTGAACCTGTGAAGGATCCACAATCCCCAAAAGCCGACAAGTCCCCACATATGAAGAGGGTGTCCAGTGCTGGACTTCGAGCTGGTTCGGTGTTGCAAACAAAAACTGGTAAATTAAAAGAGTTCTACACTTTTGGGAAGAAACTAGGCCAAGGGCAATTCGGGACAACATTTCTGTGTGTGGAGAAGGCAACAGGGAAAGAGTATGCTTGCAAATCCATTGCGAAAAGGAAGTTAGTCACAGATGATGATGTGGAAGATGTAAGGAGGGAGATTCAGATAATGCACCATTTGGCTGGGCACCCCAATGTGATATCTATTAAAGGTGCATATGAGGATGCTGTGGCAGTCCATGTTGTGATGGAGTTATGCGCTGGTGGCGAGTTGTTCGACAGGATTATCCAACGCGGGCATTACACAGAGAGGAAAGCTGCTGACCTTACTAGGACTATTGTTGGAGTTTTGGAAGCCTGCCATTCATTGGGGGTTATGCATCGAGACCTTAAGCCTGAGAATTTTCTTTTTGTCAACCAGCAGGAGGATGCACTTCTCAAAACTATTGACTTTGGTTTATCTGTTTTCTTCAAGCCAG GAGAGAGATTTAGTGATGTGGTTGGCAGCCCATATTACGTTGCACCAGAAGTCTTGCGCAAGCGGTATGGTCCAGAAGCAGATGTTTGGAGTGCTGGAGTGATTCTTTACATTCTGTTAAGTGGAGTGCCTCCATTTTGGGCTG AAAGTGAGCAAGGGATATTTGAAGAAGTGTTGCATGGTGACCTCGATTTTTCAACAGAACCGTGGCCTAGTATTTCTGAAGGTGCCAAAGATTTAGTGAGGAAAATGCTTATTCGAGACCCTAGGAGGCGGATATCTGCACATGATGTTTTGT GCCATCCCTGGGTTCAAGTTGGTGGTGTGGCTCCTGACAAGCCTCTCGATTCTGCAATATTAAGTCGGTTGAAACAATTCTCTGCAATGAACAAGCTTAAGAAAATGGCTATTAGA GTTATTGCAGAGAGCTTATCTGAAGAAGAAATTGCTGGCCTAAAAGAAATGTTCAAAATGATAGACACTGACAACAGTGGTTCAATCACTTTTGAAGAACTTAAGGCTGGTCTGAAAAGATTTGGAGCTAATCTTAAGGAATCCGAAATTTATGATTTAATGCAAGCA GCAGATGTAGATAACAGTGGAACAATTGATTACGGAGAGTTTGTAGCAGCCACTTTGCATTTAAACAAAATTGAGAGAGAAGATCATTTGTTTGCGGCATTTTCCTACTTTGATAAAGACGGAAGTGGCTACATTACTCAAGATGAGCTTCAACATGCTTGCGAGGAGTTTGGGGTAGAGGACGTCCGCCTAGAAGAGATGATGCAAGAAGTTGATCAGGATAAT GATGGACGCATAGATTATAACGAGTTTGTGGCCATGATGCAGAAAGGAACTATTGGTGGCCCTGCTAAGAAGGGCCTACAAAATTCCTTCAGCATTGCTTTTAGAGAGGGTCGCAAACTTTAG